Proteins co-encoded in one Desulfitobacterium hafniense DCB-2 genomic window:
- the asnB gene encoding asparagine synthase (glutamine-hydrolyzing) — MCSILGLVNFKRKISPQEIQCLSTMGKTLIHRGPDQNGLEYGEHFAFQHNRLAIIDIEKGRQPMTATHQGYDYTIVYNGELYNTADLRQELLEHGVKFKTYCDTEVVLYAYIIWGEQCSSKLNGIYAFVIYDSKEKKTYLSRDRFGVKPFFYTFVEGALLFASEIKALLKHPQVKPRLDYQGLWQLLYMMPVKEEGTAIFKDIFELPTASHAFYSLAPGASEAELKIAKYWTMEAYENQDSEAAIVATTRDLLVDAIERQLVSDVPLCTFLSGGLDSSIITAVAAQKYQAEGRQLATYSFEHEGNKDHFKQTLFQPQSDDEFAVYLAQHLHTQHQILTAKKEHLVDYLDEAVRYRDYPGMADIDSSLLFYCRQVKEHHTVALSGECSDEVFGGYPWFYRPEMLTRGFFPWIHEPHARISLFKPELVRPQEGFAYTSEIYRRSVEACPLLPDESETMQNSRIASWLSINYFMTSLLERKDRMSMASGLEVRVPFSDHRLVQYVYNVPWEIKFKDGVEKALLRAAMQDYLPPKILYRKKSPFPKTHDPHYEELVFHLFRKRLDSGSGMLAELLQKDVLNRLISPGNNTWFGQLMGLPQLLAWLVQLDYWFEAYQVQLVG, encoded by the coding sequence ATGTGCTCCATTCTTGGATTAGTAAATTTTAAACGGAAGATTTCTCCCCAGGAGATACAATGCCTTAGCACTATGGGGAAGACTTTAATTCATCGGGGTCCGGACCAAAACGGCCTTGAATACGGAGAACATTTTGCTTTTCAACATAACCGTTTAGCCATTATCGATATTGAAAAAGGCCGGCAGCCCATGACCGCCACCCATCAGGGATACGACTATACCATTGTTTACAACGGCGAACTTTACAACACCGCAGATTTACGGCAAGAGCTCCTTGAGCACGGAGTTAAGTTCAAAACTTACTGTGATACGGAAGTAGTGCTCTATGCCTATATCATCTGGGGAGAACAATGCTCCAGCAAATTAAACGGCATTTACGCCTTTGTAATCTACGATTCTAAAGAAAAAAAGACCTATCTTTCCCGTGACCGCTTCGGCGTCAAACCCTTCTTCTACACTTTTGTAGAGGGCGCTCTTCTTTTCGCTTCGGAGATCAAAGCCCTCCTCAAGCACCCTCAAGTGAAACCCCGTCTGGATTACCAGGGTTTATGGCAGCTCCTCTATATGATGCCTGTCAAAGAGGAAGGCACCGCCATCTTTAAGGATATCTTCGAATTGCCCACCGCCTCCCATGCTTTCTATAGCCTTGCCCCAGGAGCATCTGAAGCAGAGTTGAAGATCGCCAAATACTGGACCATGGAGGCTTATGAGAATCAGGACAGCGAAGCTGCTATCGTCGCCACCACCCGGGATCTGTTGGTGGATGCCATTGAACGTCAGCTGGTCTCCGATGTCCCTCTTTGCACTTTCCTTTCCGGAGGATTGGATTCTTCAATCATCACCGCCGTGGCAGCGCAAAAATATCAAGCCGAAGGACGGCAGCTTGCTACCTATTCCTTTGAACATGAAGGCAATAAAGACCATTTTAAGCAGACTCTTTTCCAACCGCAAAGTGATGACGAGTTTGCCGTTTATCTGGCTCAGCACCTGCACACACAGCATCAGATTCTGACCGCTAAAAAGGAGCATTTGGTGGACTACCTGGATGAAGCCGTAAGGTATAGGGACTATCCCGGCATGGCAGATATCGATTCCTCCCTGCTCTTTTATTGCCGTCAGGTAAAAGAACACCACACGGTGGCTTTATCCGGAGAATGCTCTGATGAAGTCTTCGGGGGCTACCCCTGGTTTTATCGTCCGGAAATGCTCACACGGGGGTTTTTCCCTTGGATCCACGAACCCCATGCCCGGATTAGTCTGTTCAAGCCTGAACTGGTTCGCCCCCAGGAGGGCTTTGCGTACACTTCGGAGATTTACCGCCGGAGCGTCGAGGCCTGCCCCTTGCTTCCAGATGAGTCGGAGACTATGCAGAACTCCCGCATCGCCAGCTGGCTTTCCATTAATTACTTTATGACCTCCTTGCTGGAACGCAAAGATCGCATGAGCATGGCTTCGGGCTTGGAAGTCCGGGTTCCTTTCTCCGATCACCGCTTGGTTCAGTACGTCTATAATGTGCCATGGGAGATTAAATTCAAGGATGGCGTCGAAAAGGCACTGCTTCGGGCCGCCATGCAGGACTATCTGCCTCCTAAAATCCTCTATCGTAAAAAAAGCCCCTTCCCTAAAACCCATGATCCTCATTATGAAGAGCTGGTATTCCATCTTTTCCGGAAGCGGCTGGACTCCGGCAGCGGCATGCTGGCAGAGCTATTGCAAAAGGATGTGCTCAATCGCCTTATAAGTCCTGGAAATAACACCTGGTTTGGCCAGTTGATGGGGCTTCCGCAATTGCTGGCTTGGCTGGTGCAGCTGGACTATTGGTTTGAAGCCTACCAGGTGCAATTGGTAGGCTAA